Proteins encoded together in one Halalkaliarchaeum sp. AArc-CO window:
- the fen gene encoding flap endonuclease-1 yields MGNADLRALASIREVSFDELDGTFVAVDAHNWLYRYLTTTVKFTDERIYTTDDGEEVANLIGVVQGLPKFFEHDLTPVFVFDGGVTELKSDEVQRRREKRESAQEQLEDARDRGDAIAAARLEARTQRLTDVIQETTRGLFDRLDVPYVEAPAEGEAQCAYMARVGDVDYAGSEDYDTLLFGAPLTLRQLTSSGNPELMDLEATLAELDLTLEQLVDVAILCGTDFNEGISGVGPKTAVTEIKEHGDLWGVLDARDTEIPDAEQVRQLYFDPPVTTKYEFDESIDPDVAAAKQYVTDEWEIPAEEVARGFERLEEALTQTGLDRWT; encoded by the coding sequence ATGGGAAACGCGGATCTCAGAGCGCTCGCGTCGATCCGGGAGGTGTCGTTCGACGAATTGGACGGGACGTTCGTCGCCGTCGACGCACACAACTGGCTGTATCGGTATCTCACGACGACGGTGAAGTTCACCGACGAGCGCATCTACACGACCGACGACGGCGAGGAGGTCGCCAACCTGATCGGGGTCGTACAGGGGCTTCCGAAGTTCTTCGAACACGATCTGACGCCGGTGTTCGTCTTCGACGGGGGCGTCACGGAGCTCAAAAGCGACGAGGTGCAGCGCCGACGGGAGAAACGGGAATCCGCCCAAGAGCAACTCGAAGACGCCCGAGATCGGGGTGACGCGATTGCGGCTGCGCGGCTCGAGGCGCGAACCCAGCGTCTCACCGACGTGATCCAGGAAACGACCCGCGGGCTGTTCGACCGTCTCGACGTTCCGTACGTCGAAGCCCCGGCAGAAGGCGAAGCACAGTGTGCGTACATGGCCAGGGTTGGCGACGTCGATTACGCCGGAAGCGAGGACTACGACACGCTGCTTTTCGGGGCACCGCTTACGCTCAGACAGCTGACGAGCTCCGGCAACCCGGAACTGATGGATCTCGAGGCGACGCTTGCGGAGCTGGATCTCACCCTCGAACAGCTCGTCGACGTCGCCATTCTCTGCGGGACCGACTTCAACGAGGGGATCTCCGGTGTCGGGCCGAAAACCGCAGTAACGGAGATCAAAGAACACGGTGACCTGTGGGGCGTTCTCGACGCGAGAGACACAGAGATCCCCGACGCGGAGCAGGTTCGACAGTTGTACTTCGATCCGCCGGTCACGACGAAGTACGAGTTCGACGAATCGATCGATCCGGACGTTGCGGCCGCGAAACAGTACGTGACCGACGAGTGGGAAATCCCGGCCGAGGAGGTAGCCCGTGGGTTCGAACGCCTGGAGGAGGCCCTCACACAGACGGGTCTCGATCGGTGGACCTAG
- a CDS encoding SDR family oxidoreductase → MEAEFDFSGDVVIVTGACGALGSAVCEAFHRAGATVAAVDVVDVESDDSLLELADGIHFYQVDLTEETIVLEAIEGIASEFGGIDALCNIAGTWRGGDPVEDTDTELFDFLFDVNLKTMFLASKHALPHLQESEGEIVSVSARSSLEGGSGDGLYRASKAGVRLLTETIAEENTGVVRANAVMPSVLDTPMNREMMTPSDDWVDPADVAQVILFLCSDAARVTSGAAVPVYGEA, encoded by the coding sequence ATGGAAGCCGAATTCGATTTTTCGGGGGACGTAGTGATCGTGACCGGAGCCTGTGGCGCGCTGGGAAGCGCCGTCTGTGAGGCGTTTCATCGGGCGGGGGCGACCGTGGCGGCAGTAGACGTCGTCGACGTCGAGAGCGACGACTCCCTGCTCGAGCTTGCCGACGGGATCCACTTCTATCAGGTCGATCTCACCGAGGAGACGATCGTTCTCGAGGCAATCGAGGGAATCGCCTCAGAGTTCGGCGGGATCGACGCGCTGTGTAATATCGCGGGAACCTGGAGGGGCGGGGATCCGGTCGAAGACACCGACACGGAGCTTTTCGACTTCCTGTTCGACGTCAACCTGAAGACCATGTTTCTCGCCTCGAAACACGCGCTTCCGCACCTCCAGGAGTCGGAGGGGGAGATCGTGTCCGTGTCGGCACGCTCATCCCTGGAGGGAGGCAGCGGCGACGGACTCTACCGGGCGTCGAAAGCCGGCGTTCGGCTACTGACTGAAACGATCGCCGAGGAGAACACCGGCGTCGTTCGCGCGAACGCGGTGATGCCGAGCGTCCTGGACACGCCGATGAACCGCGAGATGATGACACCGAGCGACGACTGGGTCGACCCGGCTGACGTCGCACAGGTGATTCTGTTCCTCTGTTCGGACGCAGCCCGGGTGACGAGCGGCGCCGCAGTTCCGGTGTATGGCGAGGCCTAG
- a CDS encoding pyridoxal phosphate-dependent aminotransferase, with the protein MTEFSRRVEEISISGIREVFEAAGEDAINLGLGQPDFPTPSHAREAAVEAIRAGKADAYTSNKGIESLREAIVAKHGRDQRLDLDPERVIATAGGSEALHLALEAHVDPGDEVLIPDPGFVSYDALTRLAGGTPVPVPLREDLTIDPGAIEAAITDDTAAFVVNSPANPTGAVASEADTREFARIADEHDVLCVSDEVYEYTIFDGEHHSPAQYAETDNVVLINAASKLYSMTGWRLGWVAASQRRIERMLRVHQYIQACASAPAQYAAEAALTGPQEIVREMSDSFKRRRDLLLEGLNDAGIDCPTPRGAFYAMPKVPDGFVEECLDRGVIVVPGEAFGENGAGYARISYATDENTLREAIDVMEEAVAAVR; encoded by the coding sequence ATGACCGAATTTTCGAGGCGAGTCGAGGAGATCTCGATAAGCGGAATCCGTGAGGTGTTCGAGGCGGCCGGTGAGGACGCGATCAACCTGGGACTGGGGCAACCGGACTTCCCGACGCCGTCACACGCCAGGGAGGCGGCCGTGGAGGCGATCCGGGCGGGCAAGGCGGACGCGTACACCTCGAACAAGGGCATCGAATCCCTCCGGGAGGCGATCGTCGCGAAACACGGGCGCGATCAGCGACTGGATCTAGATCCCGAGCGTGTGATCGCGACTGCTGGCGGCAGCGAAGCGCTCCATCTGGCCCTCGAGGCCCACGTCGACCCCGGCGACGAGGTCCTGATCCCGGATCCGGGCTTCGTCTCTTACGACGCGTTGACCCGACTCGCCGGTGGAACGCCGGTTCCTGTCCCCCTCAGGGAGGACCTCACCATCGATCCGGGCGCCATCGAGGCGGCGATCACCGACGACACCGCGGCGTTCGTCGTGAACTCGCCGGCCAACCCGACCGGCGCTGTCGCAAGCGAGGCGGACACGCGAGAGTTCGCCCGGATCGCCGACGAACACGACGTGCTCTGTGTCTCCGATGAGGTGTACGAGTACACGATCTTCGACGGCGAACACCACTCCCCTGCTCAGTACGCCGAAACGGACAACGTGGTGTTGATAAACGCCGCCTCGAAGCTCTACTCGATGACCGGGTGGCGGCTCGGGTGGGTCGCCGCCTCACAGCGACGGATCGAACGGATGCTTCGAGTTCACCAGTACATCCAGGCGTGTGCGTCCGCGCCCGCCCAATACGCCGCGGAGGCGGCGCTTACCGGGCCACAGGAGATCGTTCGGGAGATGTCCGATTCCTTCAAGCGCCGTCGGGACCTCCTCCTCGAGGGGCTGAACGACGCGGGTATCGACTGTCCGACGCCACGGGGCGCATTTTATGCGATGCCGAAGGTGCCCGACGGGTTCGTCGAGGAGTGTCTCGACCGCGGCGTGATCGTCGTCCCTGGGGAGGCGTTCGGCGAGAACGGGGCGGGATACGCCAGGATCTCGTATGCGACCGACGAGAACACACTCCGAGAGGCCATCGACGTCATGGAGGAAGCCGTCGCTGCCGTGCGCTGA
- a CDS encoding ribosome assembly factor SBDS: MISLDEAVTARLESHGARFEVLIDPDAALAIKRGEFDGELEDVIAAEDVFEDASRGDRPAENDLETVFETTDPMEIIPRVVKDGEIQITAEQRREMQEQKRKQLINTITRNAVNPQMDDAPHPPERIERALEEAGFRVDPMETVESQVDEALEALRPVLPIRFEEITIAVQLPPEHAGSGQAKVREFGELEREEWQNDGSWVGVITFPAGLQNDFYDLVNEVSSGEAETRVLKDKDELGTR; the protein is encoded by the coding sequence ATGATATCGCTGGACGAGGCCGTGACTGCCAGACTGGAATCCCACGGCGCTCGCTTCGAGGTGTTGATCGACCCGGACGCAGCGCTTGCGATCAAACGCGGCGAGTTCGACGGGGAGCTCGAGGACGTGATCGCGGCAGAAGACGTCTTCGAGGACGCCTCCCGGGGAGACCGTCCCGCGGAGAACGACCTCGAGACCGTCTTCGAGACGACCGATCCAATGGAGATCATTCCGCGGGTCGTGAAAGACGGCGAGATACAGATCACTGCCGAGCAGCGCCGCGAGATGCAAGAACAGAAGCGCAAGCAACTGATCAACACGATTACTCGCAACGCGGTCAATCCCCAGATGGACGACGCCCCCCATCCTCCCGAACGGATCGAGCGAGCCCTCGAGGAGGCGGGGTTCCGGGTCGATCCGATGGAAACCGTCGAAAGTCAGGTGGACGAGGCGCTGGAGGCCCTTCGCCCCGTGCTGCCGATCAGGTTCGAAGAAATTACGATCGCAGTCCAGTTGCCCCCCGAACACGCCGGTAGCGGCCAGGCGAAGGTACGGGAGTTCGGCGAACTCGAACGGGAGGAGTGGCAAAACGACGGCTCGTGGGTGGGGGTCATCACCTTCCCTGCGGGGTTACAAAACGATTTCTACGACCTCGTCAACGAGGTGTCGAGCGGCGAAGCCGAAACGCGGGTCCTCAAGGACAAAGACGAACTCGGAACCCGCTGA
- a CDS encoding AMP-binding protein: MDAESGTEIVHEPTQEFVESTNVYAFMKEYGIEDYDELIERTTADVPGVEESGVDWFWDELVDYLDIEFDEPYEVVRDDSEGPQFSKWYPGGKLNITHNVVDRHADPESETRNKVACLWEGEDGEVRTLTFQELGRETNRVANALEERGIETGDTVGLYMPMVPEVIPILYGCFAVGAIAVPIFSGFGVDAVATRIEDSECRVLFTGDGFYRRGEPIYLKETADRAIEEAGHVERVIVYDRLGSSEPAREEGDRPAIPWNDRDEWWDEAVGSQSDEYDTKSLPSAQESMLLYSSGTTGQPKGIVHTHAGVLLQCAKELYFGFDLQPADRFFWVSDIGWMMGPWTLIGNHAFGGTVFMYEGAPDYPEPDRFWEIIDRHGITQFGISPTAIRALRKEGDHWVDGHDLSSLRLLGSTGEPWDPESWQWFYEEIGGGETPIINISGGTEICGCFLMPMPIQPLKPCTLGGPGLGMAVDIVDSSGKSVADDHERGFLVARDSCPSMTKSLWSGDERYLREYWSSWEGLWDHGDWARKDEDGFWYLHGRADDALNVAGRKVGPAEVEGALIEHDAVNQAAAVGVPDETTGTAVIAYVILEPDVDAAEGLMKGLQETVGEQLGKPFRPREILFVEEFPKTQSGKIIRRAMAAAYTGEELGDLSSLENPEALEEIERKT, encoded by the coding sequence ATGGACGCTGAATCCGGAACCGAGATCGTTCACGAGCCCACCCAGGAGTTCGTCGAGTCCACGAACGTGTACGCCTTCATGAAGGAGTACGGCATCGAAGACTACGACGAACTGATCGAACGGACTACGGCCGACGTTCCGGGCGTCGAGGAAAGCGGCGTCGACTGGTTCTGGGACGAGCTGGTCGACTACCTCGACATCGAATTCGACGAGCCGTACGAGGTAGTACGGGACGACTCTGAGGGACCACAGTTCTCGAAGTGGTACCCCGGTGGGAAACTAAACATCACACACAACGTCGTCGACCGTCACGCCGATCCTGAATCGGAGACGCGCAACAAGGTCGCGTGTCTCTGGGAAGGCGAGGACGGGGAGGTCCGGACCCTGACCTTCCAGGAACTCGGCCGCGAGACGAACCGGGTGGCGAACGCGCTCGAGGAACGCGGGATCGAAACCGGGGACACGGTCGGCCTCTACATGCCGATGGTCCCCGAGGTGATCCCGATACTGTACGGCTGCTTTGCGGTCGGCGCGATCGCGGTGCCCATTTTTTCGGGGTTCGGTGTCGACGCCGTCGCGACCCGGATCGAAGACAGCGAGTGTCGGGTCCTGTTCACCGGTGACGGCTTTTACAGGCGGGGAGAGCCGATCTATCTCAAAGAGACCGCCGATCGGGCGATCGAGGAGGCCGGCCACGTCGAGCGAGTGATCGTCTACGATCGCCTGGGGTCCAGCGAACCGGCGCGCGAGGAGGGCGACCGCCCGGCGATACCCTGGAACGATCGCGACGAATGGTGGGACGAGGCCGTCGGCTCCCAGTCCGACGAGTACGACACCAAGTCACTCCCCTCGGCACAGGAGTCGATGTTACTGTACTCGTCGGGAACGACAGGGCAACCGAAAGGAATCGTTCACACGCACGCGGGAGTCCTGCTGCAGTGTGCAAAGGAGTTGTACTTCGGATTCGATCTCCAACCGGCCGACCGGTTCTTCTGGGTGAGCGACATCGGGTGGATGATGGGGCCGTGGACCCTGATCGGGAACCACGCCTTCGGCGGGACGGTGTTCATGTACGAAGGCGCCCCGGACTATCCCGAGCCGGATCGGTTCTGGGAGATAATCGATCGACACGGGATCACCCAGTTCGGCATCTCCCCGACGGCGATCCGGGCGCTGCGAAAGGAAGGCGACCACTGGGTCGACGGGCACGATCTCTCGTCGCTCCGACTGCTGGGATCGACCGGCGAGCCGTGGGATCCGGAATCCTGGCAGTGGTTCTACGAAGAGATCGGGGGCGGCGAGACGCCGATCATCAACATCTCCGGCGGTACCGAAATCTGCGGGTGCTTCCTGATGCCGATGCCGATCCAGCCGCTGAAGCCGTGTACGCTGGGCGGTCCCGGGCTGGGGATGGCCGTCGACATCGTTGACTCGTCCGGGAAATCGGTCGCAGACGATCACGAACGCGGATTCCTGGTTGCTCGAGACTCCTGTCCGTCGATGACGAAATCGCTCTGGTCCGGCGACGAACGCTACCTCCGGGAGTATTGGTCGAGCTGGGAGGGCCTGTGGGATCACGGAGACTGGGCCAGAAAAGACGAGGACGGCTTCTGGTATCTCCACGGCCGGGCCGACGATGCGCTCAACGTCGCCGGACGGAAAGTCGGACCCGCGGAGGTCGAGGGTGCGCTGATCGAACACGACGCAGTCAATCAGGCTGCAGCCGTCGGCGTTCCCGACGAGACGACCGGCACTGCCGTAATCGCGTACGTGATCCTCGAACCCGACGTCGACGCCGCCGAGGGGTTGATGAAGGGCCTCCAGGAGACGGTCGGGGAGCAGCTGGGCAAGCCGTTCCGCCCCCGCGAGATTCTG